Within the Ferrimicrobium sp. genome, the region ACCATCTGGTCGTGGTCCAATCCAACGTCGATCACCCGCGATCGGCACCGACGCAGAACGTCCAGCACCCCGGGGTACGTAGGCGTCTCGATCACGATTGGGTCGAGAGGGCCACTGAGGGTCTCGACAACCAGTGAGATGGCTTGCTGAGCACCGCTCACAATGGCAATCTGTTCCACGGAGGTCGCAAGGCCACGACGACAGTAGTGATCAGCAACAGCCTCACGTAGCGGCAACAACCCCTGAGGGACATAGCCATGGTCAGTGAGATGGTGCGGCAGAGTCTCAAGCACACCCACCACTGCAGATGCGATGCGTGGATCACCAGGCATGGCCGCGACAGCAAGATCGAGCCAGCTGGAGTCCTGCAAAACCGCAGGTCCCCACGCCGCACCCTGTCGGCTTCTCCCTGCCGGTAGTTGAGTCACGCTACCTCCGCCATGATGGCTCACGAGGAATCCCTCATCTCTTAGCATTGCATACGCAGAGGAGACGGTTCGTCGGCTCACGTGTAACTCCACGGCTAGTGAACGTTCGCCGGGCAGACGAACGCTATTGGGAATACGGCCATCAAGAATGAGCGAGCGAATGCCCAATGCTAGACGGGCATAGAGTGGACCCTTGTGACCTATCAATGGCCAATCGCCGAGGCTCTTCGCGAGCTGGTAACTCGCCATTGCCCTCGTTTTAGATGCCACATGATCCAAAGTGGATCCTAATTGAGTATCCATGCCAATCTACAGTAGTCTTGTGAGTTTCGAACATGCTGAGGTTCCACGGTTCAAGTGGTGGAGACACGTGCTTTCGGGCATGATTGCACCCGTCCCTCAAGACCGTCGCACCCGAAGAGCGATCCAACTCCTCACTGGACTCGTCCTCTATGGGGTGAGTGATTCGATGCTTGTAATCGCAAGGCTTGGTCTCGATCCCTGGGATGTCCTCAATCAAGGACTCTCCCGACAAACAGGTATCCCCATTGGCACTTGGGCGATCCTCCTTGGGTTGGTAGTGCTGACACTCTGGATTCCACTCCGTCAACGACCAGGTCTCGGTACTCTAGCGAACGTGGCTCTCATCGGTTCAACGATGGATTTGGTGCTTTGGCTGGTCCCTCATGCTCATGGCGATAGTCGATGGATTGTCATGCCCCTCGCGGTAGCCCTGAATGGTCTTGCGACCGGTCTCTACATCGGTGCCACACTCGGTCCGGGCCCCCGCGATGGACTCATGCTCGGAATTGCAGCTCGAGGACACAGTATCCGAGTGACCCGAACCTCGATCGAGGCAGTAGTACTCATCGTGGGATGGCTCTTAGGGGGCCAAGTTGGTTTTGGCACCCTCACCTACGCAATCGCCATTGGGCCACTCGTGCACTTGCTCATCCCACTTCTGCGAATCAAACCGCCTCCTTCCGCTCCACAACAGACAACGACGGACTGATCCACTCACCCTACTGTGCGGCGGACGGGTCAACGATGCACACCTCCCTTAACGTTCTGGTGCTGATCGGATCATCTGATGGCTCTCCCGCATCACCTCCACCGAAGGCAACTAGGCACAATGGGCGATTACCCTCTCTCACATCCACTTCGCATGCATCACCGATCGAAACACCTCGGTACGTAGCAATTCAACTATGACCTCCCCGTCCATCGAGAACGCAAGATCCAATAACACCAACACGCTGGTTCTGACATCTTCGAGTGCAACAACCGTACGGACTCCTTGAGTTGGCCAGGGTTGGCCCACGACATCTGGTGCAATCTAGACTTATTGACATGGCACGGTTCTCGACCGTTAGCCTCTTAGAGGATGTATCGCTGTGGGGCAGTGTTGTACGGTCATGTCGCGCTTGGTGGAGACGCCTTGAGTTCCGCTCCTGGATGGGTTATGCTCCATTAGCGAAGGCATAGCCAGACAGGGGTCTACCGGCCGGCCTTTTGGAAAGGAGTCGCTATGTGCGACGACACCATCGAACATCATCATTCCTCGTCCCAGGAATCCACCTATCAAAGACCGCTCGACAAGGGTATTGCTCTCCGGGGTGTTGACGGCGTTCGTGTATTCACGCTGGTCGACAACTATGGCGATATGTTCGCCCCCTCCGAAGACGTCATCAAAAGGCACCATATCATTCATCCCGTTCCTGCCGAGTCAACGCTTGAGGGCTATACCCACATTCCGCTCAGAGCAGAGCATGGCTACTCCGCTCTGGTCACCATCGACGATGGGCCCCACACCTACCGCATACTTTTCGATACCGGGATCTCGCCAGATGGATTGGTCCACAACATGTCTCTGCTCGATCTTGATCCTCGAGACATCGACATCATCGTGTTGAGTCACGGTCACTTCGACCATACCGGCGGACTCGTCGGTCTCGTTGAGCAACTCAAAGGCAAGAACTTGCCCCTCGTCCTTCATCCAGACTCCTTCAATGTCCGACGCCTCAATACGAAGGAGGGAATGATACCGATACCAACTCCATCACGTAGCTATCTCGCGGCTTCCATGATTGACGTGATCGAAGAGCCTCAGCCGAGCTACCTCTTCAACGGGGCGCTCCTTGTCACTGGGGAGATACAACGAACAACCTCGTTTGAACACGGGTTTCCAGTACAAGAGCGCTTTGACGGGGAGGATTGGATTCGTGATGCTCTCGTACTCGACGATCAAGCAATCGTCATCAATGTCAAAAACCAGGGTCTCGTTGTGATCACCGGCTGCGGTCATGCGGGTGTGATCAACACCCTCAACTACGCGACCTATCTCACCGGAGAATCGGCTATCGCGGCGGTCGTGGGCGGGTTCCATCTCTCAGGGGCTGATTTTGCACCCAGCATCCCTAAGGTCATCGAGGCCTTCGACGTTCTAAAGCCCAAGCGAATTCTGCCGGCGCATTGCACTGGTATGGCGGCAACCATTGCGATTGCAAAGGCTTTTCCGGAGCGTTTCTTCGCTAACACCGTCGGAAGCGAAATGATCATCGCTGCCAGTTCGTAGCGACACACACCTCATCACGCCCACCAGCAAACGATCCTTGGATTCCACTTCCTCTGCTAGGCGATGCTGGATCGACTGTGCTAACTACCCGTTGGCCTAGCCTTTGATCATCGAGAGCGTGGGCGGACGCGCTCTGGCCCTCGCGCCAGCGATGTTACATGAGACTCACGCCAAGGGCAGTCCTGACCTGTTGCCACCTACGTTTGGGCTCTGGTTTGTTTGAACAGCGACCGGGAGGTGATCGAGTTGCGTGCTCGTGCGTATGACCCATCACGCGAAGCCCAATAGGACCGTTGACAAGGACCTTTTCGTGCAAGCGCATTCCAATGACTACAACCTACTCTGCTGTCGGGTATCTACACGGAGCGCGAATCACCAGGAACGAAGCCGAGGAAGACACCACGACGCCAGAAGGCGTTCTTCACTATTCTGTTGTATCGATTCGCTACTATTCTGTTGTATCGATTCGCTCACATTCCCTCTGGCCGAGCGATCGACCACCAGCGGGTCGATGCGTGTCTCGCTGGACTTCACTCCACGCACTTGTGGTGAGCCTGGAATCGCATCTTCTCCCACTCCCATGACCGCTCAAACCGGAATACTCCCTAACCCACTCCTGGGACGGCCGCGCTTATCATCAGATCACTTCCCCACCAGACTTCCGAGGCCCAGTGGACCCATAAATATGCTATGTTCGC harbors:
- a CDS encoding YitT family protein, giving the protein MPIYSSLVSFEHAEVPRFKWWRHVLSGMIAPVPQDRRTRRAIQLLTGLVLYGVSDSMLVIARLGLDPWDVLNQGLSRQTGIPIGTWAILLGLVVLTLWIPLRQRPGLGTLANVALIGSTMDLVLWLVPHAHGDSRWIVMPLAVALNGLATGLYIGATLGPGPRDGLMLGIAARGHSIRVTRTSIEAVVLIVGWLLGGQVGFGTLTYAIAIGPLVHLLIPLLRIKPPPSAPQQTTTD
- a CDS encoding MBL fold metallo-hydrolase, yielding MCDDTIEHHHSSSQESTYQRPLDKGIALRGVDGVRVFTLVDNYGDMFAPSEDVIKRHHIIHPVPAESTLEGYTHIPLRAEHGYSALVTIDDGPHTYRILFDTGISPDGLVHNMSLLDLDPRDIDIIVLSHGHFDHTGGLVGLVEQLKGKNLPLVLHPDSFNVRRLNTKEGMIPIPTPSRSYLAASMIDVIEEPQPSYLFNGALLVTGEIQRTTSFEHGFPVQERFDGEDWIRDALVLDDQAIVINVKNQGLVVITGCGHAGVINTLNYATYLTGESAIAAVVGGFHLSGADFAPSIPKVIEAFDVLKPKRILPAHCTGMAATIAIAKAFPERFFANTVGSEMIIAASS